Within the Acidobacteriota bacterium genome, the region GAGTTTCTGACCCGGACCGTGGTGGGATGGGTTCCCATGCTCGAGGACGCCTGGACCGACCGGTACCTGAATCACCCCCGGATCGCGGCGGTGAGAGAGTACCTGGAAGTGGGCCGGATCTCGCAGGAGACCGGGATTGTCTCCACGGGGTATTTCGGGCCTTCCCGGCACTCCAGGGTCCTGATCGCCACCGATATCGAAAAACAGATCGGAGACCGGCTGGTGGTCTTCGACCAGAGTCCCGAGGAGGTCCTGGAATGGGCCGCCTCGGTGCTGCGGAAAGCACTTGCCTGAGTTTCGGATCCCGGATGCGGGCTGCAGACTTGAAGCACAGCGTCTACGTACAGATCGCCGGGGTGGTTCTGACGATTCCCGCCATGCTGTTGCTGGCGCTGGGGGTCGTGTTCCCCTTCGTCACGGCGGTGTGGTGGAGTCTCTCGCCCGAAGCAGGTACGGGTCCGACTCTGGCCGGTTACCGCTGGATCCTGGACCCCGCGTTCTTTGAAGCCTTCAAGCACAGCCTCTACATCGGCGTGGGGTCGGTTCTTCTGGAACTCGTCATCGCCATTCCGGCAGCGATCCTGCTCAATCAGGCGATCCCGGCCCGCGGGTTCTGCCGGACGGCGCTGATGCTGCCGTGGGCGGTTCCCACCATTGCCGTGGCCGCCGCGTTCCTGTGGCTGGCCAACACCAACTACGGGCTTTTCAACCAGTTGGGACTCGAACTCGGGCTGCTGGAGGCTCCCATCGCGTTTCTGGGTTCTCCGGCGCTGGCGCTGCCCAGCGTGACCATCGCGCACGCCTGGAAAGGCCTGCCGTTGGTCTTCATCATCATTCTGTCCGCTCTCCAATCGCTCCCGCCCGAACTGATGGAAGCGGCCCGGGTGGACGGCGCCGGCCGCATGGCTCAGTTCACCCATGTGATCCTGCCCCATCTCAAGCCCTCCATCGCCCTGGCGGCGGTGCTCTCGGGCATCTACAACTTTTCCCTCTTCGACATCACCTTCCTGCTGACCGGCGGCGGACCGGCGGGTAAGACCACGACGCTTCCCCTGCTGCTCTACTACCAGGAGTTCAAGGCTCTGGATACGGCCCGGGCGGCGGTGGCGGGCGTTTCGATCTTCGCTGCCGGCCTGCTGGCGCTGGCCGTGCTGGGGTGGAGTTCGCTCGACAGGGAGGCGAGGAAAACCTGATGGGCACGGTTCCCCGAAAAGTCTTCGACTCGGATGCCGGACACCCGATCAAACCCACCTCGTTCGCACGGCGGCGGTCCCGAATGTTGGCGCTCCTGGCGCTGGCCGCGACTCTGGCGATCCTCTTCCCGTTCCTCTGGATCGTTCTCTCGTCGTTCCGGGACCCCCAAAACTTCCTGACGTTGGATTTACGAGACGCCCTGCCGCGAAGCCTGGACCTCTCCAGCTATCGCCTGGCTCTGGGCCGAACCGATCTCTTCAGTTGGGTGGGGAACAGCCTGCTGGTGGCGGCTTCGACAACCGTGTTGTCGCTGCTGGTTTCGGCGCCGGCGGCCTTCGCCCTGAGCCGTCTCCAATTTCGCGGCAAGGCTGCCGTGCAGTGGTTCAGCATGATCAGCTACGCCGTGCCGTCGATCATCATCGTGGTGCCGCTTTTTCTGATCCTGGTGAAACTGGACCTGAACAACTCCTACGCCGGCCTGATCCTGGTCCACGCCACCTTCACCATCCCCTTGGCGACCTGGGTCCTGCGCGACTTCTACCGGTCCATTCCCCCCGACCTGGAGGAGGCGGGGTACGTGGACGGAGCCAACCTGCTTCAGGTCCTCCGGCACATCGTCCTCCCCCTGTCGATCCCGGGTCTGCTGGCCGCAGGTTCCTATGCCTTCATCCTTTCCTGGAACGACTTCCTGTTCGCGCTGGTGATCATGGACGAAGCCGCGGCGTATACTGCCCCGGTGGGTGTGCACGCCTACTTCACCGGGCGGTTCCTGGGCGAGTCGACCTGGGCCCAACTGATGGCCGCATCCTCCATCGTCAGTCTTCCCAGCGTCCTCCTCTTCGGGTTCTTTCAGCGTTACCTGGTGTCGGGATTCCTGAGGTCGGGAGTGAAGGGATGAAGGAGGGCTCGACCCTTGGCTGACGTCGGACTCAAGGGGGTCACCAAGACCTTCCCGGGAAGCGTACTTGCGGTGTCGGACCTGACGCTGCAAGTGGAGCACGGGCAATTCGCGGTCCTCCTGGGGCCTTCCGGCTGTGGAAAATCCACGACGCTGCGCCTCATCGCGGGGCTGGAGGAACCGGACCAGGGCGAGATTCTCATCGGCGGCGAGGTTGTCAACCACCTCCCTCCCCAAAAGCGGGATCTGGCCATGGTGTTCCAGTCCTATGCCCTCTACCCCCACATGAGCGTCGCTCAAAACATGGGATTCGGCTTGAAAATGCGCCGCGTACCCGCCGCCGAGATCCGGGACCGGGTCCGGACCGCGGCCCGGCTCCTGGGATTGGAAGAGTTTTTGGAACGCTACCCGAACCAGCTTTCGGGGGGCCAGAAGCAACGGGTGGCGCTGGGCCGGGCCATCGTGCGCGAGCCGGCGGTGTTCCTGCTGGATGAACCACTGTCCAACCTGGATGCTCAGCTTCGGACCGAGACCCGAGTCGAGCTATTGAAGCTGCAAAGGCAATTGAACGGCACCTTCATCCTGGTCACCCACGACCAGGTGGAGGCGATGATGCTGGCGGACGTGATCGCCGTGATGAAGGACGGGACGCTGCAGCAGACGGGAACGCCGGAGGAGATTTACGGCAAACCCGCAAACCTGTTCGTGGCCGGGTTCGTAGGCTCCCCGCCCATGAATCTCTTCCCCGGGGATCTGTTGCATGAAGACGGCGCCTGGCACTTCCGGGGTGAATTCTCCGTGACCCCGCCCCACCTGAACCAGGGCCAGCCGGCCCGTGAAGAGAACTTACCCGTCGTCCTCGGCTTCCGTCCCGAGGCGGCGCGAATCTCCCCCGCCGGGCACATCC harbors:
- a CDS encoding sugar ABC transporter permease translates to MRAADLKHSVYVQIAGVVLTIPAMLLLALGVVFPFVTAVWWSLSPEAGTGPTLAGYRWILDPAFFEAFKHSLYIGVGSVLLELVIAIPAAILLNQAIPARGFCRTALMLPWAVPTIAVAAAFLWLANTNYGLFNQLGLELGLLEAPIAFLGSPALALPSVTIAHAWKGLPLVFIIILSALQSLPPELMEAARVDGAGRMAQFTHVILPHLKPSIALAAVLSGIYNFSLFDITFLLTGGGPAGKTTTLPLLLYYQEFKALDTARAAVAGVSIFAAGLLALAVLGWSSLDREARKT
- a CDS encoding carbohydrate ABC transporter permease, whose protein sequence is MGTVPRKVFDSDAGHPIKPTSFARRRSRMLALLALAATLAILFPFLWIVLSSFRDPQNFLTLDLRDALPRSLDLSSYRLALGRTDLFSWVGNSLLVAASTTVLSLLVSAPAAFALSRLQFRGKAAVQWFSMISYAVPSIIIVVPLFLILVKLDLNNSYAGLILVHATFTIPLATWVLRDFYRSIPPDLEEAGYVDGANLLQVLRHIVLPLSIPGLLAAGSYAFILSWNDFLFALVIMDEAAAYTAPVGVHAYFTGRFLGESTWAQLMAASSIVSLPSVLLFGFFQRYLVSGFLRSGVKG
- the ugpC gene encoding sn-glycerol-3-phosphate ABC transporter ATP-binding protein UgpC: MADVGLKGVTKTFPGSVLAVSDLTLQVEHGQFAVLLGPSGCGKSTTLRLIAGLEEPDQGEILIGGEVVNHLPPQKRDLAMVFQSYALYPHMSVAQNMGFGLKMRRVPAAEIRDRVRTAARLLGLEEFLERYPNQLSGGQKQRVALGRAIVREPAVFLLDEPLSNLDAQLRTETRVELLKLQRQLNGTFILVTHDQVEAMMLADVIAVMKDGTLQQTGTPEEIYGKPANLFVAGFVGSPPMNLFPGDLLHEDGAWHFRGEFSVTPPHLNQGQPAREENLPVVLGFRPEAARISPAGHIRLRTELVENRGGQRFIYGSANGGQRLSVAAAPDSSIRAGEIVSVSVNPEQLFFFDAATGKRIGPETA